In a single window of the Syngnathus typhle isolate RoL2023-S1 ecotype Sweden linkage group LG19, RoL_Styp_1.0, whole genome shotgun sequence genome:
- the alg14 gene encoding UDP-N-acetylglucosamine transferase subunit ALG14 homolog isoform X3 — MGATLNLVTKVGLGSLSLQDQPLTRQWLPQQVYVFSGGHTTEILRLMKSLSSAYSPRFYIIADTDTMSEERIRAFEKSKQILDCDPQFTIHRIPRSREVHQSWSSSVLSTLNAQFYAIPLIFRLRPDMVLCNGPGTCVPLCLGGLLLGIVGIKKVMIVFVESLCRVESLSLTGKILYHVSDFFFVQWASLRNSYPKSIFLGRIV, encoded by the exons ATGGGCGCAACTCTAAACTTGGTAACAAAGGTCGGATTGGGCTCCTTGTCGTTGCAGGATCAG CCACTTACAAGGCAGTGGTTGCCGCAGCAG GTCTATGTGTTTTCAGGTGGTCACACTACAGAAATCCTGCGATTGATGAAGAGCCTTTCCAGTGCCTACTCACCTCGATTCTACATTATTGCCGATACAGATACGATGAGTGAAGAAAGAATCCGTGCATTTGAAAAATCCAAACAGATCTTGGATTGTGATCCACAA TTTACCATTCATCGGATCCCTCGGAGCCGAGAGGTCCATCAGTCATGGAGCTCTTCAGTTTTAAGCACACTGAATGCCCAATTTTACGCTATACCCCTGATCTTCAGGCTCAGACCAGATATG GTGCTGTGTAATGGCCCAGGAACCTGTGTTCCCCTTTGCCTCGGAGGACTCCTGCTTGGAATTGTGGGAATTAAGAAAGTCAtgattgtttttgttgaaagCCTTTGTCGGGTGGAGTCGTTGTCGCTCACAGGGAAAATCCTTTACCAcgtttcagactttttttttgtgcagtggGCCAGTCTGAGGAACAGCTATCCAAAGTCTATTTTCCTCGGCAGAATTGTGTAA
- the rsu1 gene encoding ras suppressor protein 1: MSKSLKKIVDENREKNLPDVEMCDRGISNMLDIPGLFTLSHITQLVLSHNKLTVVPANISELKNLEVLNMFNNQIEELPTQISSLQKLKHLNLGMNRLYNLPRGFGSLPALEVLDLTYNNLSQDSLPGNFFYLTTLRALYLSDNDFEVLPADIGKMTKLQILSLRDNDLISLPKDIGDLVQLKELHIQGNRLTVLPPELGNLDLTGPKQVFKAENNPWVTPIGDQFQLGVSHVFEYVRSETYKYLYGRHMQANPEPPKKNNDKSKKISRKPLAAKNK; this comes from the exons ATGTCGAAGTCATTGAAGAAAATAGTGGATGAGAATCGGGAGAAGAACCTTCCCGAtgttgaaatgtgtgacagaggcATTTCCAACATGTTGGATATCCCCGGACTAT TCACTTTGTCCCACATCACTCAATTGGTCCTGAGTCACAACAAGCTGACAG tggTGCCAGCCAACATATCTGAGCTGAAAAACCTGGAGGTTCTCAATATGTTCAACAACCAAATTGAAGAGCTCCCAACTCAAATTAGCAGTCTTCAGAAGTTGAAGCACCTTAATCTCGG AATGAACCGCCTTTACAACTTGCCCAGAGgctttggttctttgccagcGCTTGAAGTTTTGGACCTCACCTACAATAACCTAAGTCAAGATTCATTGCCCGGAAACTTCTTCTATCTAA CAACTCTTCGTGCTCTATATCTGAGTGACAATGACTTTGAGGTCCTGCCAGCTGACATCGGAAAGATGACCAAGCTGCAAATA TTGAGCCTCCGGGACAACGATCTGATCTCACTCCCAAAGGATATCGGGGATTTGGTACAACTCAAGGAGCTTCACATACAGGGCAATAGACTGACTGTACTACCTCCGGAACTCG GTAATCTGGATTTGACTGGTCCAAAACAGGTCTTCAAAGCCGAGAACAATCCCTGGGTCACTCCCATAGGTGACCAGTTCCAACTGGGAGTCTCGCATGTTTTTGAATATGTTCGATCTGAGACCTACAAATA CCTCTATGGCAGACACATGCAGGCCAACCCCGAACCTCCAAAGAAGAACAATGACAAGAGTAAGAAGATTAGCCGTAAACCACTGGCagccaaaaacaaatga
- the alg14 gene encoding UDP-N-acetylglucosamine transferase subunit ALG14 homolog isoform X1 yields the protein MTVLLGCSFILVACLLLIRLYIVVRNGRNSKLGNKGRIGLLVVAGSATYKAVVAAAGGHTTEILRLMKSLSSAYSPRFYIIADTDTMSEERIRAFEKSKQILDCDPQFTIHRIPRSREVHQSWSSSVLSTLNAQFYAIPLIFRLRPDMVLCNGPGTCVPLCLGGLLLGIVGIKKVMIVFVESLCRVESLSLTGKILYHVSDFFFVQWASLRNSYPKSIFLGRIV from the exons ATGACCGTACTATTAGGATGCTCTTTTATTCTTGTAGCGTGCTTGCTACTTATACGTTTATATATAGTTGTCAGGAATGGGCGCAACTCTAAACTTGGTAACAAAGGTCGGATTGGGCTCCTTGTCGTTGCAGGATCAG CCACTTACAAGGCAGTGGTTGCCGCAGCAG GTGGTCACACTACAGAAATCCTGCGATTGATGAAGAGCCTTTCCAGTGCCTACTCACCTCGATTCTACATTATTGCCGATACAGATACGATGAGTGAAGAAAGAATCCGTGCATTTGAAAAATCCAAACAGATCTTGGATTGTGATCCACAA TTTACCATTCATCGGATCCCTCGGAGCCGAGAGGTCCATCAGTCATGGAGCTCTTCAGTTTTAAGCACACTGAATGCCCAATTTTACGCTATACCCCTGATCTTCAGGCTCAGACCAGATATG GTGCTGTGTAATGGCCCAGGAACCTGTGTTCCCCTTTGCCTCGGAGGACTCCTGCTTGGAATTGTGGGAATTAAGAAAGTCAtgattgtttttgttgaaagCCTTTGTCGGGTGGAGTCGTTGTCGCTCACAGGGAAAATCCTTTACCAcgtttcagactttttttttgtgcagtggGCCAGTCTGAGGAACAGCTATCCAAAGTCTATTTTCCTCGGCAGAATTGTGTAA
- the alg14 gene encoding UDP-N-acetylglucosamine transferase subunit ALG14 homolog isoform X2: MTVLLGCSFILVACLLLIRLYIVVRNGRNSKLGNKGRIGLLVVAGSGGHTTEILRLMKSLSSAYSPRFYIIADTDTMSEERIRAFEKSKQILDCDPQFTIHRIPRSREVHQSWSSSVLSTLNAQFYAIPLIFRLRPDMVLCNGPGTCVPLCLGGLLLGIVGIKKVMIVFVESLCRVESLSLTGKILYHVSDFFFVQWASLRNSYPKSIFLGRIV, from the exons ATGACCGTACTATTAGGATGCTCTTTTATTCTTGTAGCGTGCTTGCTACTTATACGTTTATATATAGTTGTCAGGAATGGGCGCAACTCTAAACTTGGTAACAAAGGTCGGATTGGGCTCCTTGTCGTTGCAGGATCAG GTGGTCACACTACAGAAATCCTGCGATTGATGAAGAGCCTTTCCAGTGCCTACTCACCTCGATTCTACATTATTGCCGATACAGATACGATGAGTGAAGAAAGAATCCGTGCATTTGAAAAATCCAAACAGATCTTGGATTGTGATCCACAA TTTACCATTCATCGGATCCCTCGGAGCCGAGAGGTCCATCAGTCATGGAGCTCTTCAGTTTTAAGCACACTGAATGCCCAATTTTACGCTATACCCCTGATCTTCAGGCTCAGACCAGATATG GTGCTGTGTAATGGCCCAGGAACCTGTGTTCCCCTTTGCCTCGGAGGACTCCTGCTTGGAATTGTGGGAATTAAGAAAGTCAtgattgtttttgttgaaagCCTTTGTCGGGTGGAGTCGTTGTCGCTCACAGGGAAAATCCTTTACCAcgtttcagactttttttttgtgcagtggGCCAGTCTGAGGAACAGCTATCCAAAGTCTATTTTCCTCGGCAGAATTGTGTAA